One segment of Massilia sp. Se16.2.3 DNA contains the following:
- a CDS encoding DUF4184 family protein, whose amino-acid sequence MPFTLCHPAVILPLHRCAPRSTVLAALVIGSMMPDLPYFFITGASGNFSHSPAGIVLYCVPVGALVYLLYHALLRDALLDWAPPALAARMPVAVPWQVRDARSIAILCASLAIGAGSHIAWDAFTHAHTVVVDHVAVLRTPVAIGAHVLPLYNLLQHLSSLVGFLVIAGFARSWFSSTAPVQLRPYQASNARRLGIALVIVAAAVVGGLVGLLWREARTPGHVLFNVVVTSMAMAALMLVALCAGWRVGKLRARR is encoded by the coding sequence GTGCCCTTCACCCTGTGCCATCCCGCCGTGATCCTGCCCCTGCATCGCTGCGCGCCGCGCAGTACCGTACTGGCGGCGCTCGTGATCGGCAGCATGATGCCGGACCTGCCCTATTTTTTCATCACGGGGGCCAGCGGGAACTTCAGCCACAGCCCCGCCGGCATCGTGCTGTACTGCGTGCCGGTCGGCGCGCTCGTCTACCTGCTGTATCACGCGCTGCTGCGCGATGCCCTGCTGGACTGGGCGCCGCCGGCACTGGCCGCGCGCATGCCTGTCGCGGTGCCCTGGCAGGTGCGCGATGCGCGTTCCATTGCGATCCTCTGCGCTTCGCTGGCCATCGGCGCGGGCAGCCACATCGCCTGGGATGCGTTCACGCACGCGCATACGGTCGTCGTCGACCATGTCGCCGTCCTGCGTACGCCGGTCGCGATCGGTGCCCACGTCCTGCCGCTGTATAACCTGCTGCAGCACCTGAGCAGCCTGGTGGGCTTCCTCGTCATCGCCGGCTTTGCGCGGTCCTGGTTTTCCTCGACCGCGCCAGTGCAGCTGCGGCCATACCAGGCGAGCAATGCCCGGCGCCTGGGTATCGCGCTGGTCATCGTCGCGGCCGCGGTCGTGGGAGGACTGGTGGGGCTGCTGTGGCGCGAAGCGAGGACGCCCGGGCATGTGCTGTTCAACGTCGTGGTGACCAGCATGGCGATGGCGGCGCTGATGCTCGTCGCCCTGTGCGCAGGGTGGAGAGTGGGCAAGCTGCGCGCGCGGCGCTGA
- a CDS encoding N-acetylmuramoyl-L-alanine amidase, with amino-acid sequence MPRPPLLPSAPLNSTARRRRTLLKAGGTLLLSVLAPLPARAAQILAVRVWPADDYTRVTLENDSELKTEHFLVPDPPRLVVDIDGLELNSTLKSLVAKIESNDPYIKQVRVGQNRPNVVRLVFDLKEEIKPQVFTLAPIAEYKHRLIFDLYPVKAPDPIASLIEKGEWSPGDGTPTAVPAVPATSNQPVAPDPVARLEAEIAAMSGNPPARPVQPTPTPGKPEPKAAAPANNVVRMVTIALDPGHGGEDPGAIGATGTREKDIVLEVAKRLKTKLEALPNTRVMLTRDGDYFVPLGTRVEKARKVQADLFVSIHADAFTTPSARGSSVFVLSERGATSTAARWLANDQNKADMIGGVNLARHDKQLASVLFDLSTTAQINDSLKLGKAVLGEIGGINRLHKAAVEQAGFAVLKAPDIPSILVETAFISNPEEEAKLKNDSYQDQLASAITKGIKQYFAANPPMAKSRTT; translated from the coding sequence ATGCCTCGACCGCCTCTCCTTCCCTCCGCCCCGCTGAATTCGACTGCCCGCCGCCGCCGCACCCTGCTCAAAGCCGGCGGTACGCTGCTGCTGTCGGTGCTCGCGCCGCTGCCGGCCCGCGCCGCGCAGATCCTGGCCGTGCGCGTCTGGCCGGCCGACGACTACACCCGCGTCACGCTGGAAAACGACAGCGAGCTGAAAACCGAGCATTTCCTCGTGCCCGATCCGCCGCGCCTGGTGGTCGACATCGACGGCCTGGAGCTGAACAGCACCCTGAAAAGCCTGGTCGCCAAGATCGAGTCGAACGACCCGTACATCAAGCAGGTACGCGTGGGCCAGAACCGCCCGAACGTGGTGCGCCTGGTGTTCGACCTGAAGGAAGAGATCAAGCCGCAGGTGTTCACGCTCGCGCCCATCGCCGAATACAAGCACCGCCTGATTTTCGACCTGTACCCGGTCAAGGCGCCGGATCCGATCGCCTCGCTGATCGAAAAAGGCGAATGGTCGCCCGGCGATGGCACCCCGACCGCGGTGCCGGCCGTGCCGGCGACGTCGAACCAGCCCGTTGCCCCCGATCCGGTGGCGCGCCTGGAAGCGGAGATCGCCGCGATGAGCGGCAACCCGCCGGCGCGCCCGGTGCAGCCGACGCCCACGCCCGGCAAGCCGGAGCCGAAAGCGGCGGCACCCGCCAACAACGTGGTGCGCATGGTGACCATTGCGCTCGACCCCGGCCATGGCGGCGAAGACCCGGGCGCGATCGGCGCCACCGGCACCCGCGAAAAGGACATCGTGCTGGAAGTGGCCAAGCGCCTGAAGACCAAGCTCGAAGCGCTGCCGAATACCCGCGTGATGCTCACCCGCGACGGCGACTATTTCGTCCCGCTCGGCACCCGGGTGGAAAAGGCGAGGAAGGTACAGGCCGACCTGTTCGTCTCGATCCACGCCGATGCCTTCACGACGCCCAGCGCGCGCGGCTCCTCGGTATTCGTGCTGTCCGAACGGGGCGCAACCTCGACCGCGGCGCGCTGGCTGGCGAACGACCAGAACAAGGCCGACATGATCGGCGGCGTCAATCTCGCGCGGCACGACAAGCAGCTGGCAAGCGTGCTGTTCGACCTCTCGACCACGGCCCAGATCAACGACAGCCTCAAATTGGGCAAGGCGGTGCTGGGCGAAATCGGCGGCATCAACCGCCTGCACAAGGCGGCGGTCGAACAGGCCGGCTTCGCGGTGCTGAAGGCGCCGGACATCCCCTCGATCCTGGTCGAGACGGCCTTCATTTCGAATCCGGAAGAGGAAGCGAAGCTGAAGAACGACAGCTACCAAGACCAGCTGGCCAGCGCCATCACCAAGGGCATCAAGCAGTATTTCGCGGCCAATCCGCCAATGGCCAAGAGCCGCACGACCTGA
- the tsaE gene encoding tRNA (adenosine(37)-N6)-threonylcarbamoyltransferase complex ATPase subunit type 1 TsaE: MQHFSAHLPDEAATIALGAALAHAIVPGLVIYLHGDLGAGKTALTRALIQAAGHKGTVKSPTYTLSEPYRVQVGGEPVNIIHYDLYRMASPEEFLDAGFREDFNGHNICIVEWPEKGDPVLPPPDVRILLTVSGHGREVELQALSQLGLLCLDRLSFPPPR, from the coding sequence ATGCAGCACTTCTCAGCCCACCTGCCGGATGAAGCGGCGACCATCGCCCTCGGCGCCGCCCTGGCGCATGCCATCGTGCCTGGCCTCGTCATCTACCTGCACGGCGACCTCGGCGCCGGCAAGACGGCGCTCACGCGCGCCCTGATCCAGGCCGCCGGCCACAAAGGGACCGTGAAAAGCCCGACCTACACGCTGTCGGAACCCTACCGGGTGCAGGTCGGCGGCGAGCCTGTGAACATCATCCACTACGACCTCTACCGGATGGCCAGTCCCGAGGAATTCCTCGACGCCGGCTTCCGGGAAGATTTCAATGGTCACAACATTTGCATCGTCGAATGGCCGGAAAAGGGCGATCCAGTGTTGCCGCCACCCGACGTCCGAATATTGCTTACAGTCAGCGGCCACGGCCGTGAGGTAGAATTGCAGGCGTTGTCCCAACTGGGTCTGCTATGCCTCGACCGCCTCTCCTTCCCTCCGCCCCGCTGA